In the genome of Monodelphis domestica isolate mMonDom1 chromosome 2, mMonDom1.pri, whole genome shotgun sequence, one region contains:
- the BNIPL gene encoding bcl-2/adenovirus E1B 19 kDa-interacting protein 2-like protein isoform X2, translating into MGTLQESKNLGGSRENVEAAEPGPSLRFRDVELKEEWQDEEFPRLLPEESNSSEDPEDLREGPLGTLALCGKRHMRKRLSAPELQLSLGEDKGDKEASPAHSTPSSPNGSSDIEVDGLETPSDSEQLDSGHEFEWEDDLPQRDGLGASEAAERLGQGCVWDVAGENGHRWKVFRMGHRELRVDMTVIEPYKKVLSHGGYHGDGLNAVILFASCYLPRSNVPDYSYIMEHLFRYMVGTLELLVAENYLLVHLSGGTNRAQVPPLSWIRQCYRTLDRRLRKNLRALVVVHATWYVKAFLVMLRPFISSKFSRKVRFLDSLEELAQLVSLEHIHIPDAVRQLDKDLHGSGGT; encoded by the exons ATGGGAACTTTACAGGAATCAAAGAATCTTGG TGGTTCTAGAGAGAATGTGGAAGCAGCAGAGCCAGGACCCTCACTGAGATTTAGGGATGTGGAATTGAAGGAAGAGTGGCAGGATGAAGAGTTCCCCCG ACTGCTCCCTGAGGAGTCCAATTCCTCTGAAGATCCAGAGGACCTTAGAGAAG GTCCCTTAGGCACTTTAGCACTATGTGGCAAGCGTCACATGCGGAAGCGTCTTTCAGCCCCAGAGCTTCAGCTGAGTTTGGGGGAGGACAAAGGTGACAAAGAAGCCTCTCCTGCCCACTCCACGCCTTCTTCCCCAAATGGTAGCTCTGACATAGAGGTGGATGGTTTGGAGACACCCTCAGACTCAGAACAGCTGGACAGTGGCCATGAATTTGAATGGGAAG ATGATCTTCCCCAAAGAGATGGCCTAGGGGCAAGTGAAGCAGCTGAAAGACTGGGCCAGGGTTGTGTGTGGGATGTGGCTGGGGAGAATGGTCACCGCTGGAAAGTGTTCCGAATGGGGCATCGGGAGCTTCGAGTGGATATGACGGTCATTGAACCCTATAAAAAGGTCCTGTCTCATGGAG GTTACCATGGTGATGGCCTCAATGCTGTTATCCTTTTTGCTTCCTGCTACCTACCCAGAAGCAACGTCCCTGACTACAGTTATATCATGGAGCACTTATTTAG ATACATGGTGGGGACTCTAGAACTACTTGTAGCTGAGAATTACCTGCTTGTCCACCTGAGTGGAGGAACAAACCGGGCCCAGGTACCCCCTCTGAGTTGGATCCGACAATGTTACCGTACCCTGGACCGTCG TCTCCGAAAAAACCTTCGTGCCCTGGTAGTTGTACATGCCACATGGTATGTGAAGGCATTTCTGGTGATGCTGCGGCCTTTTATCAG TTCCAAGTTTAGCAGAAAGGTCCGTTTTCTGGACAGTCTAGAGGAGCTAGCCCAACTCGTCTCCTTGGAACACATCCATATCCCGGATGCTGTCAGACA GCTGGACAAAGATCTGCATGGCTCTGGAGGGACCTAA
- the BNIPL gene encoding bcl-2/adenovirus E1B 19 kDa-interacting protein 2-like protein isoform X3 — MGTLQESKNLGGSRENVEAAEPGPSLRFRDVELKEEWQDEEFPRLLPEESNSSEDPEDLREGTQMGPLGTLALCGKRHMRKRLSAPELQLSLGEDKGDKEASPAHSTPSSPNGSSDIEVDGLETPSDSEQLDSGHEFEWEDDLPQRDGLGASEAAERLGQGCVWDVAGENGHRWKVFRMGHRELRVDMTVIEPYKKVLSHGGYHGDGLNAVILFASCYLPRSNVPDYSYIMEHLFRYMVGTLELLVAENYLLVHLSGGTNRAQVPPLSWIRQCYRTLDRRSKFSRKVRFLDSLEELAQLVSLEHIHIPDAVRQLDKDLHGSGGT, encoded by the exons ATGGGAACTTTACAGGAATCAAAGAATCTTGG TGGTTCTAGAGAGAATGTGGAAGCAGCAGAGCCAGGACCCTCACTGAGATTTAGGGATGTGGAATTGAAGGAAGAGTGGCAGGATGAAGAGTTCCCCCG ACTGCTCCCTGAGGAGTCCAATTCCTCTGAAGATCCAGAGGACCTTAGAGAAGGTACCCAGATGG GTCCCTTAGGCACTTTAGCACTATGTGGCAAGCGTCACATGCGGAAGCGTCTTTCAGCCCCAGAGCTTCAGCTGAGTTTGGGGGAGGACAAAGGTGACAAAGAAGCCTCTCCTGCCCACTCCACGCCTTCTTCCCCAAATGGTAGCTCTGACATAGAGGTGGATGGTTTGGAGACACCCTCAGACTCAGAACAGCTGGACAGTGGCCATGAATTTGAATGGGAAG ATGATCTTCCCCAAAGAGATGGCCTAGGGGCAAGTGAAGCAGCTGAAAGACTGGGCCAGGGTTGTGTGTGGGATGTGGCTGGGGAGAATGGTCACCGCTGGAAAGTGTTCCGAATGGGGCATCGGGAGCTTCGAGTGGATATGACGGTCATTGAACCCTATAAAAAGGTCCTGTCTCATGGAG GTTACCATGGTGATGGCCTCAATGCTGTTATCCTTTTTGCTTCCTGCTACCTACCCAGAAGCAACGTCCCTGACTACAGTTATATCATGGAGCACTTATTTAG ATACATGGTGGGGACTCTAGAACTACTTGTAGCTGAGAATTACCTGCTTGTCCACCTGAGTGGAGGAACAAACCGGGCCCAGGTACCCCCTCTGAGTTGGATCCGACAATGTTACCGTACCCTGGACCGTCG TTCCAAGTTTAGCAGAAAGGTCCGTTTTCTGGACAGTCTAGAGGAGCTAGCCCAACTCGTCTCCTTGGAACACATCCATATCCCGGATGCTGTCAGACA GCTGGACAAAGATCTGCATGGCTCTGGAGGGACCTAA
- the BNIPL gene encoding bcl-2/adenovirus E1B 19 kDa-interacting protein 2-like protein isoform X1, protein MGTLQESKNLGGSRENVEAAEPGPSLRFRDVELKEEWQDEEFPRLLPEESNSSEDPEDLREGTQMGPLGTLALCGKRHMRKRLSAPELQLSLGEDKGDKEASPAHSTPSSPNGSSDIEVDGLETPSDSEQLDSGHEFEWEDDLPQRDGLGASEAAERLGQGCVWDVAGENGHRWKVFRMGHRELRVDMTVIEPYKKVLSHGGYHGDGLNAVILFASCYLPRSNVPDYSYIMEHLFRYMVGTLELLVAENYLLVHLSGGTNRAQVPPLSWIRQCYRTLDRRLRKNLRALVVVHATWYVKAFLVMLRPFISSKFSRKVRFLDSLEELAQLVSLEHIHIPDAVRQLDKDLHGSGGT, encoded by the exons ATGGGAACTTTACAGGAATCAAAGAATCTTGG TGGTTCTAGAGAGAATGTGGAAGCAGCAGAGCCAGGACCCTCACTGAGATTTAGGGATGTGGAATTGAAGGAAGAGTGGCAGGATGAAGAGTTCCCCCG ACTGCTCCCTGAGGAGTCCAATTCCTCTGAAGATCCAGAGGACCTTAGAGAAGGTACCCAGATGG GTCCCTTAGGCACTTTAGCACTATGTGGCAAGCGTCACATGCGGAAGCGTCTTTCAGCCCCAGAGCTTCAGCTGAGTTTGGGGGAGGACAAAGGTGACAAAGAAGCCTCTCCTGCCCACTCCACGCCTTCTTCCCCAAATGGTAGCTCTGACATAGAGGTGGATGGTTTGGAGACACCCTCAGACTCAGAACAGCTGGACAGTGGCCATGAATTTGAATGGGAAG ATGATCTTCCCCAAAGAGATGGCCTAGGGGCAAGTGAAGCAGCTGAAAGACTGGGCCAGGGTTGTGTGTGGGATGTGGCTGGGGAGAATGGTCACCGCTGGAAAGTGTTCCGAATGGGGCATCGGGAGCTTCGAGTGGATATGACGGTCATTGAACCCTATAAAAAGGTCCTGTCTCATGGAG GTTACCATGGTGATGGCCTCAATGCTGTTATCCTTTTTGCTTCCTGCTACCTACCCAGAAGCAACGTCCCTGACTACAGTTATATCATGGAGCACTTATTTAG ATACATGGTGGGGACTCTAGAACTACTTGTAGCTGAGAATTACCTGCTTGTCCACCTGAGTGGAGGAACAAACCGGGCCCAGGTACCCCCTCTGAGTTGGATCCGACAATGTTACCGTACCCTGGACCGTCG TCTCCGAAAAAACCTTCGTGCCCTGGTAGTTGTACATGCCACATGGTATGTGAAGGCATTTCTGGTGATGCTGCGGCCTTTTATCAG TTCCAAGTTTAGCAGAAAGGTCCGTTTTCTGGACAGTCTAGAGGAGCTAGCCCAACTCGTCTCCTTGGAACACATCCATATCCCGGATGCTGTCAGACA GCTGGACAAAGATCTGCATGGCTCTGGAGGGACCTAA
- the C2H1orf56 gene encoding protein MENT: MIPTGGALLWALWLILGAREVAARAIVGSQAKAGWAGGSEGDTVPAGILNKVWPNSVKRDEYDLVRKMVNTPEGEEDYSAEADKLAAPAAAELLSASVASVPGNREVQGQDEDQQPEEQKGDQESDDDLEQEENEDQQQDLDQMEQLKQYSEDSERDQDQGQGVEQEQNQEQGQMQEIEEERQQEQEKEFEEQRQGREGDGQRHWEEEEQQQVQAQQEQMEKEQTEGQAEEQEQAEEQEQAEEQEQAELQLPALGQIQKQVRVQPQIQKPEEEKQEETEEQEEQTEEQAQPLHRALGQIQKQVRVQPRLQKQVREKQEEQELTEEQEQTAPQFPALGQIQKQVRVQPQIQKPEETEEQEETEEQEEQEQTQPQLPALGRSEVQEQMEEQEQTEEQEQTEEQEQTEEQEEQEQTEEQKEQEQEPTEEQEEQEQTEEQEEQEQTEEQEEQEQTEEQEQTEEQEQTEEQEQTEEQEQTEEQEQKQTEEHEQAHPQLPALGPMQKQEQTEKQEQQARAQPQFPALGQTEEEEELTEEQEEEQTEEQEKEEQTEEQTEEEQTEEQEEEQTEEQEKEEQTEEQTEEEQTEEQEEEQTEEQEKEEQTEEQTEEEQTEEQEEEQTEEQEEGQTEEQEQEQQEQAQLPALGQLEKQEQEEQEQKEQAQPQIQIRALEHIPEQEEQEEQEEQEEQEEQEQEEQEHQAQPHIQKQKQEQIKEQEEEKQEQHHKVQKKKHVQKPAQQARMSLDPGPRNKNLLLYRRLGLKALEPPPPSPEQLSSPRTALAPTLPRHMQLTLLTWGPWQCHCTEGTMTRVRGGKILGFTGHLRSGALGRLHTQSLPCTYARCGCSQEKKECPLDNPPCPSSSTACKYHDSLSPVERQENAVNDTAFWKQVREGLEEVWVGLQTLVTRKG, encoded by the exons ATGATCCCCACGGGCGGAGCACTGCTGTGGGCCCTCTGGTTGATCCTAGGGGCCCGGGAGGTGGCAGCCAGGGCCATTGTCGGGAGCCAGGCCAAAGCAGGTTGGGCTGGTGGCAGCGAAGGGGACACCGTCCCAGCGGGGATCCTGAACAAGGTCTGGCCCAACAGCGTGAAAAGGGATGAATATGATTTGGTTAGGAAAATGGTAAATACGCCGGAAGGGGAGGAAGACTACTCGGCCGAAGCTGATAAACTGGCTGCCCCAGCTGCTGCCGAGCTCCTGTCCGCCTCCGTGGCCTCAGTACCTGGGAACAGGGAAGTTCAGGGTCAGGATGAGGACCAGCAGCCTGAGGAGCAGAAGGGAGACCAAGAAAGTGACGATGATCTAGAGCAGGAGGAGAACGAGGACCAGCAGCAAGACCTTGACCAGATGGAGCAGCTAAAGCAGTATTCTGAAGACTCAGAACGGGATCAGGATCAAGGGCAGGGAGTGGAgcaggaacagaaccaagagcaAGGCCAGATgcaggaaatagaggaggaaaggcAGCAAGAGCAGGAAAAGGAGTTTGAGGAACAGAGGCAAGGACGAGAGGGAGACGGCCAAAGGCACTGGGAGGAAGAGGAGCAGCAGCAAGTGCAGGCACAGCAGGAACAGATGGAGAAGGAGCAGACTGAGGGGCAGGCTGAGGAGCAGGAGCAGGCTGAGGAGCAGGAGCAGGCTGAGGAGCAGGAACAGGCAGAGCTTCAGCTTCCAGCGCTGGGGCAGATTCAGAAGCAAGTGCGGGTGCAGCCTCAGATTCAGAAGCCcgaggaggagaagcaggaggagACTGAGGAGCAGGAGGAACAGACTGAGGAACAAGCACAGCCTCTGCATAGAGCGCTGGGGCAGATTCAGAAGCAGGTGCGGGTGCAGCCTCGGCTTCAGAAGCAGGTGAGGGAGaagcaggaggagcaggagctGACGGAGGAGCAGGAACAGACAGCGCCTCAGTTTCCAGCGCTGGGACAGATTCAGAAGCAGGTGCGGGTGCAGCCTCAGATTCAGAAGccggaggaaactgaggagcagGAGGAGACTGAGGAGCAGGAGGAGCAAGAACAGACACAGCCTCAGCTTCCAGCGCTGGGGCGGTCGGAGGTGCAAGAGCAGATGGAGGAGCAGGAGCAGACGGAGGAACAGGAGCAGACGGAGGAGCAGGAGCAGACcgaggagcaggaggagcaggagcagacGGAGGAGCagaaggagcaggagcaggagccgacggaggagcaggaggagcaggagcagacggaggagcaggaggagcaggagcagacggaggagcaggaggagcaggagcagacCGAGGAGCAGGAGCAGACCGAGGAGCAGGAGCAGACCGAGGAGCAGGAGCAGACCGAGGAGCAGGAGCAGACCGAGGAGCAGGAGCAGAAGCAGACGGAGGAGCATGAGCAGGCACATCCTCAGCTTCCAGCGCTGGGGCCGATGCAGAAGCAGGAGCAGACGGAGAAGCAAGAGCAGCAGGCTAGGgcacagcctcagtttccagcGCTGGGGCAgactgaggaggaggaagagctgaCTGAGGAGCAAGAGGAGGAGCAGACTGAGGAGCAAGAGAAGGAGGAGCAGACTGAGGAGCAGACTGAGGAGGAGCAGACTGAGGAGCAAGAGGAGGAGCAGACTGAGGAGCAAGAGAAGGAGGAGCAGACTGAGGAGCAGACTGAGGAGGAGCAGACTGAGGAGCAAGAGGAGGAGCAGACTGAGGAGCAAGAGAAGGAGGAGCAGACTGAGGAGCAGACTGAGGAGGAGCAGACTGAGGAGCAAGAGGAGGAGCAGActgaggagcaggaggagggacAGActgaggagcaggagcaggagcagcaggAACAGGCTCAGCTTCCAGCGCTGGGGCAGCTTGAGAAGCAGGAGCAGGAAGAGCAGGAGCAGAAGGAACAGGCACAGCCTCAGATTCAGATTCGGGCGCTGGAGCACATTCCagagcaggaggagcaggaggagcaggaggagcaggaggagcaggaggagcaggagcaggaggagcaggagcatCAGGCACAGCCTCATATTCAGAAGCAGAAGCAAGAGCAGATTAAGGAGCAAGAGGAAGAGAAGCAGGAGCAGCATCATAAGGTACAGAAGAAGAAGCATGTACAGAAGCCAGCACAGCAGGCAAGGATGAGTCTAGACCCTGGGCCTAGGAATAAGAACTTACTACTTTACCGCCGCCTGGGGCTTAAGGCCCTTGAGCCACCACCACCTTCCCCAGAACAGCTTTCCAGCCCAAGGACGGCTCTGGCTCCCACTCTGCCTCGACACATGCAGCTAACACTGCTCACCTGGGGGCCGTGGCAGTGTCACTGCACCGAGGGTACCATGACCCGTGTACGGGGCGGAAAGATTTTGGGTTTCACTGGACATCTCCGATCTGGAGCCCTAGGCCGCCTGCACACCCAGAGCCTGCCCTGCACCTATGCCCGATGTGGCTGTAgccaagagaagaaagaatgcCCCTTAGACAACCCCCCATGCCCCTCCTCCTCTACTGCCTGCAAGTACCACGATTCCCTGTCTCCAGTGGAGAGGCAGGAGAACGCTGTGAATGACACAGCATTTTGGAAGCAAGTCCGAGAGGGGCTGGAAGAAGTTTGGGTAGGACTGCAGACCCTAGTGACCAGAAAAGG ataa